Proteins encoded by one window of Arabidopsis thaliana chromosome 2, partial sequence:
- the EIF2 gene encoding eukaryotic translation initiation factor 2 (eukaryotic translation initiation factor 2 (EIF2); FUNCTIONS IN: translation initiation factor activity; INVOLVED IN: pollen germination, translational initiation, embryo development; LOCATED IN: eukaryotic translation initiation factor 3 complex, nucleus, membrane, cytoplasm; EXPRESSED IN: 26 plant structures; EXPRESSED DURING: 13 growth stages; CONTAINS InterPro DOMAIN/s: Mov34/MPN/PAD-1 (InterPro:IPR000555); BEST Arabidopsis thaliana protein match is: Mov34/MPN/PAD-1 family protein (TAIR:AT3G11270.2); Has 1103 Blast hits to 1103 proteins in 237 species: Archae - 0; Bacteria - 0; Metazoa - 465; Fungi - 269; Plants - 187; Viruses - 0; Other Eukaryotes - 182 (source: NCBI BLink).), with product MAATSEHTILQFVSPSSTASATTSVLTARIHPLVIFNVCDCFVRRPDSAERVIGTLLGSILPDGTVDIRNSYAVPHNESSDQVAVDIDYHHNMLASHLKVNSKETIVGWYSTGAGVNGGSSLIHDFYAREVPNPIHLTVDTGFTNGEGTIKAFVSSNLSLGDRQLVAHFQEIPVDLRMVDAERVGFDVLKATSVDKLPNDLEGMELTMERLLTLINDVYKYVDSVVGGQIAPDNNIGRFIADAVASLPKLPPQVFDNLVNDSLQDQLLLLYLSSITRTQLSLAEKLNTAAQML from the exons ATGGCGGCGACGAGCGAGCACACCATCTTGCAATTTGTGTCTCCGTCATCAACGGCGTCCGCTACAACCTCTGTACTCACGGCGAGGATCCACCCTCTCGTTATCTTTAACGTCTGTGATTGCTTCGTGAGACGTCCTGACTCAGCTGAACGAGTCATCGGAACTCTCCTCGGATCTATCTTACCTGACGGAACCGTCGATATCCGCAATTCATACGCCGTCCCTCACAATGAATCATCCGATCAG GTTGCTGTGGATATTGATTACCACCACAATATGTTAGCTTCACACCTTAAGGTGAATTCAAAGGAAACTATTGTCGGCTG GTATTCAACTGGTGCTGGGGTTAATGGCGGTAGTTCGCTGATTCATGATTTCTATGCTAGAGAAGTACCCAACCCAATTCACCTAACTGTGGATACTGGGTTTACTAATGGTGAGGGTactatcaaagcttttgtCTCTTCAAACCTCTCACTCGGTGATCGACAACTCGTTGCACATTTTCAAGAGATTCCTGTTGATCTCCGCATGGTTGATGCTGAGAGAGTCGGAT TCGATGTACTTAAGGCAACATCTGTTGACAAACTCCCAAATGACTTGGAAGGAATGGAGTTAACAATGGAGAGGCTGTTAACTCTAATCAACGATGTCTACAAATATGTTGACAGTGTCGTG GGAGGTCAAATAGCTCCAGACAACAACATTGGACGATTCATTGCAGATGCAGTAGCCTCCCTTCCCAAGTTACCTCCACAAGTCTTCGATAACCTCGTGAATGATAGTCTCCAG GACCAATTGCTTCTGTTGTACCTATCAAGCATAACAAGGACACAGTTGAGTCTAGCGGAGAAGCTAAACACAGCTGCTCAAATGCTATAA